One Ricinus communis isolate WT05 ecotype wild-type chromosome 1, ASM1957865v1, whole genome shotgun sequence DNA window includes the following coding sequences:
- the LOC112534772 gene encoding probable xyloglucan galactosyltransferase GT14 — protein MEKSKIRHNRLWFVILIMFSFLFLFLYAYDYSPFSNDYETNGLASKLKHSANAFSTQKSNYNSLDDSDPKSYSDSCSGRYIYVHDLPRRFNDLVVENCTALYRFYDMCPFLTNSGFGVKVTEGIISGRNWFATNQFLLEVIFRTRMNNYECLTNDSSLASAIFVPYYGGLDVGRYLWDYNISRDTLGADLVKWLAQKPEWKKLLGRDHFFVSGRIGWDFRRHVDNDNGWGSNLMSLPESMNMTMLTIESTAWSNEFAVPYPTHFHPSSETEVIEWQNKMRKQKRHYLFSFAGAPRPLGSKRLCKLLNCDSGPNKCDNPVEVIKVFQDSVFCLQPPGDSYTRRSTFDSIVAGCIPVFFHPGSAYAQYEWYLPNDYTTYSVFIPGNLVKNGSISINETLLQVPNDKITKMRGEVIKLIPNILYANPKSKLESLEDAFDIAIKGVLARVEKVRKEIREGKYPGIGFAEPNWKLKFSRMGQQDWSRFF, from the exons ATGGAGAAATCTAAAATACGCCATAACCGACTCTGGTTTGTCATCTTgattatgttttctttcttgtttttatttctttatgcTTATGATTATTCACCTTTTTCTAATGATTATGAAACCAATGGTCTCGCCTCTAAACTCAAACACTCTGCCAATGCTTTCAGTACCCAAAAGTCTAATTACAACTCCCTTGATGATTCTGATCCAAAATCTTATTCAGATTCTTGTTCAGGTCgttatatatatgttcatgATCTTCCTCGACGATTCAACGACCTTGTTGTTGAAAATTGCACTGCCCTTTATAGATTTTATGACATGTGCCCGTTCCTTACAAACTCAGGATTTGGTGTTAAGGTTACTGAAGGGATTATATCAGGACGGAATTGGTTTGCAACTAaccaatttcttttagaagTTATATTTCGCACTAGAATGAACAACTATGAATGTTTGACTAATGACTCCTCGTTAGCTTCTGCCATTTTTGTACCTTATTATGGTGGACTCGACGTCGGCCGCTACCTGTGGGACTATAATATATCAAGAGATACTTTGGGTGCTGATCTTGTCAAATGGCTGGCACAGAAACCTGAATGGAAAAAATTGTTGGGTAGAGACCATTTCTTTGTTTCTGGAAGGATTGGTTGGGATTTTCGAAGACATGTTGATAATGATAATGGTTGGGGAAGCAATCTTATGTCTTTGCCTGAATCTATGAACATGACAATGCTGACAATTGAATCAACTGCCTGGAGTAATGAATTCGCGGTACCATATCCAACACATTTCCACCCGTCAAGTGAAACTGAGGTGATTGAATGGCAAAATAAAATGAGGAAACAGAAAAGGCAttacttgttttcttttgcagGCGCCCCACGACCT TTAGGCTCAAAGAGGTTATGTAAGTTGCTGAATTGTGACTCTGGACCAAACAAGTGTGACAACCCCGTCGAGGTCATCAAGGTATTTCAGGACTCGGTTTTCTGCCTGCAGCCTCCAGGGGATTCGTACACTAGACGATCAACTTTTGATTCGATTGTAGCAGGGTGTATTCCAGTTTTCTTTCATCCAGGATCTGCTTATGCACAGTATGAATGGTACTTACCAAATGATTATACTACATATTCTGTGTTCATACCAGGGAACTTGGTGAAAAATGGGAGTATCAGCATCAATGAGACTTTGCTTCAGGTTCCcaatgataaaataacaaaaatgagaGGGGAGGTTATAAAGCTGATACCAAACATTCTATATGCAAATCCCAAGTCAAAACTAGAGAGTCTTGAAGATGCATTTGACATAGCAATTAAGGGAGTACTTGCAAGAGTCGAGAAAGTGAGAAAGGAAATTAGAGAGGGAAAGTATCCTGGCATTGGCTTTGCAGAACCAAATTGGAAGCTCAAATTCTCTAGAATGGGCCAACAAGACTGGTCCCGTTTCTTCTGA